A window of Pseudophryne corroboree isolate aPseCor3 unplaced genomic scaffold, aPseCor3.hap2 scaffold_1352, whole genome shotgun sequence genomic DNA:
gtgtcggtctgtataacctgagcaaattacctcttatgggacccagagggatcccctgtggatgaaaacacagagttttgacaaatcacatcttccactgattttctccagctctctgcatgagactcagacttatccaatctcttactgatatgagtcacactatcacgtaattctttcacccattcaggctcatggtgtgccggtagcgccaccacattacatctgtgtccccataatggcttcctcaggggaagagctccctgtctCAAACATGccacacaaccacaccacagacactccggggcttataggggacagacccacagtaaaatctgtcagagggatacagaaggaattgccagctcacaactcagcgccagtaataaattgtctgtgaaacacaaaatgcctagagctgcagcgcttttataattacacaatgtacatagcaccaaatttcactgcgcccccccctgttttgcaccctgatacttgttacaGCAGTGGAGGAGTACCAGcagtcttctctgcagcctggagggaaagaaaatggcactgagcagtgtgctgtctgtctgaggaagaagccccgcccccgtaatggcgcgctttcaCTCAGACTTAGAGAGACTCATGTTTATACAGGCGAGGGTAGGACTGTGcagcagcaacttatgcccctaatctgccagtcctataagggttcatgctgcccagggcgctccctccccccctgcaccctgaagtgcctgtgtgtgtgggagcatggcgcgcagcgttcccccccgctgcgcggtacctttctaGTCGTCCCGATGTTGAAGAGTCTTTTCATCTTACACTCTGTCTTCTGgcgctgtaaggggggtgacggcaggctgtgggagtgagcacatagccacagctagcattcagtacccctcaggagctaatggtgtcctgtcagcttggagccatgaaactcacagaagttagttcctacttcctcccctaggtcccacgaagcagggagactgttgccagcagtgctccccgaaaataaaaaacctaacctaagtcttttcccgagaaactcagtagagctcccctggagtgcatccagtctgcctgggcacagattctaaactgaggtctggaggagggcatagagggaggatccagttcacactctggaaaagtcttaaagtgcccatgtctcctgcagatcagtctataccccatggttctgaagtgaccccagcatcctctaggacgtatgagaaataagaaaacttatggctgctaaaaaacagcagccctctgaccatggtctggctcctgccgcaccaaacaaaaaactgacgtgcacatgcgtgtagatggtgacactaaagttACCgggtgatcattgtgaatgtctgaggtattgatacaatgcaaatttgttgagatattgtttctttttcagatggaaccatgggtcgtgcacgtgatgcgactggcaaaagggagccattggttttgaccgagaccggcatttgtttgttggtgatcccttgtagacagtgagtagtatccatctacagtggaagaagtatGGACACCAAGAATGTCAGCAGCGGAACAGTAGgcgaaagtagatcatgacaaatcgggaccacaggcatttagggcgcctaacaaccaccaatcgttccaaacgcatcaggaactgcaccaacagtacaatgccggacccagccaaacagtcccagatctggtgaattggagggccacgtgagatgtggcacgtcagactggtgctctgaaaaccaatccaagcctttcggccactgttccgccgctgagagcatacctaaagtttaacactaatgcgatagctgtttttatggtaattattttgagccatagagtaggacctgcagtatagtgggtccCTTGTCAggcgctgcaggcttaaatgcactgagcaatacatgaactaaaactccactgtttattattgttagttaatatagtgagtgcaagacacattaatgtatgtagtaaggctactgcgagaccttagattgagcaatattggatctggccattacattccctaaagtcataacctcagaactgcacagagcaggaactattattcacaagtaattaggaatgtgttcatcatgaacaagtccacaattaccgtctgaaggttacacaattagtCTACACTGATATTTGagaataaagcctttaacagaaaacacccctgaagaagtcactattgacgaaacgcgttggaagacacgcaatttggatttagagtgaattggagtggataagaacaagcccacccatgcaagggtgacaacaagtgcaaaacgcttgtcttatgattatacagatatgtacttgtgataagcttttaatctgttttacttgaagttctagattcaaatttcattgtatttctgaatcttatacgaattgtatttggtgggctcaggtctactgtatagcaggaaatatttcatacctgcatcatctaacaaaatgcatataaattaggcactccacaaaaaaacaatactaattatattatatacatacatacatatatacacatttatatataatcactaataataaacttctgcttgttacttttaataacattataataagtgtgtaataactctctatgtGATATTTGTcaaggatagccttgtgttagaaacacccaactgagaatagggctgatggcggaggagggtgtaggataagagattgctgtagtgactgagcaatgagaatatgtgacttctgtaataagtgtttattactcacctgtgctgatatctgtagggatgtcctcctccttacactgctgatcacccctcacatacgtctcttcttctccctctatatcttctgcctttatatcagtcacatacgtctcttcttctccctctgtatcttctgcctttatatcagtcacatacgtctcttcttctccctctatatcttctgtctttatatcagtgacatacgtctcttcttctccctctatatcttctgcctttatatcagtcacatacgtctcttcttcttcctctatatcttctgccttcatatcagtcacatacgtctcttcttctccctctatatcttctgcctttatatcagtcacatacgtctcttcttctccctctgtatcttctgtcttcatatcagtcacatacgtctcttcttctccatctctatcttctgcctttatatcagtcacatacgtctcttcttctccctctttatcttctgcctttatatcagtcacatacgtctcttcttcttcctctatatcttctgccttcatatcagtcacatacgtctcttcttctccctctatatcttctgcctttatatcagtcacatacgtctcttcttctccctctgtatcttctgcctttatatcagtaacatacatctcttcttctccctctatatcttctgcctttatatcagtcacatacgtctcttcttctccctctatatcttctgcctttatatcagtcacatacgtctcttcttctccctctgtatcttctgcctttatatcagtcacatacgtctcttcttcttcctctatatcttctgccttaatatcagacagacgttctatctaaataaccaaaaaataaagatatttatggtaagaacttaccgttgttaaatctctttctgcgtggtacactgggctccacaaggataacatcgggtgtagagtaggatcttgatccggggtaccaaca
This region includes:
- the LOC134994999 gene encoding neurofilament medium polypeptide-like, translated to MYVTDIKAEDTEGEEETYVTDIKAEDIEGEEETYVTDMKAEDIEEEEETYVTDIKAEDKEGEEETYVTDIKAEDRDGEEETYVTDMKTEDTEGEEETYVTDIKAEDIEGEEETYVTDMKAEDIEEEEETYVTDIKAEDIEGEEETYVTDIKTEDIEGEEETYVTDIKAEDTEGEEETYVTDIKAEDIEGEEETYVRGDQQCKEEDIPTDISTADGHTSRNISEGDLMLFPDCDIKDNDRRQDSPGANPITPIIHPALSADPSDPGKCSPDHSDIGASVTALAVDTVFPCSIDAKCFTQNTKPINTHR